CGCGTCGATTAACGAAGACGTCCCGTCGCTTGAGGAGTGGCTAGGTGACTACAAGTGGTACTTGGATATCCAGTTGAAACTCCCCGACGGTGGTATGGAAGTCGTCGGCGAACCTCATCGATGGGTCGTCGATGCCAACTGGAAAACCATCGCGGACAATTTCAACGGCGATAGCTACCATACCGCGTGGGCACACGGGTCAGTCGTCGACCTTGAACTCGGCGGCGAAGAGACGGTCGGCCACGCCGGGACCGGCGATAGCATCGACCACCATATCCATTGTGACGGCCACACAACGAGTATCCGCGGCTTCGAGGACGAAGACGTCTTCCTGACGTATCCGGACGAAATCGTCGATGAGCTGTTCTCTGGTGACGATCTCTCCGAGGAACAGTGGCAGGTCGCTCGACAGGCACTCTCGTTTACTGGTGCGATCTTCCCTAACTTCGGCTTCCTCCACTTCGGAGATACGACGGACGATCCGAACAAGGACGTCGCACCGTTCTTCACGATTCGGAAGTGGCGGCCCCTGGGTCCCGATCAGATGGAGCTCTGGAGCTGGGGCCTCGTTCCGAAGAACGCGCCGGAATCGTTCAAAGAGCGAATGTACAAGATGTACACCTCGAACTTCGGCCCGACCGGGAACTTCGAACAGGACGACGTCCCGATTTGGAAGAGCATCACCGAAGCGGCCGGCGGGCAGTTCGCCCGGAGCCAGAATCTCCAGCTGAACTACCAGATGGGGCTGGAATGGATGAGCGAGATGGCACTAGACGAGGACTGGGACGGTCCCGGGTTCGCCTATTCGGAGAACTTAGAAGAAGGCGGCATGCGCCTGTTCCACGAGCAGTGGTATGAGATGCTCGCCGGTAACGACCGGGAAGACGCCCTCGGCACGCCGATGAACGTGGGGGTGGAACGATGAAACTCAGCGACCGAGAGGACGAAATCGAAGAACTCCTCGTCGAACGGGACGTCCGGAAGTTCCTCAACCACGAAGCGGAGTTACTCGACACGAGGGAACTCCACGAGTGGTTCGACCTCATCGCCGAGAATATCACCTACCACATGCCGCGTCGGCTGATGCGGGAGAACACGGCGGACGTCTTTAGCGGCGATAGCTACTACTTCGACGAAAGCTACGGCTCGCTAAAGGCCCGTGTGATGCGATTCGACTCGGAGTACGCCTGGGCAGAGCGTCCGCCGACGCGGACCGAACGGTACGTGACGAACGTCGTCGTCACCGACTACGATGACGAGGTGATCGACGTCGAAAGCAATCTCCTCGTCTACGTGAGTCGCGGTGACAGCGAGGAACACGACTTCTACTCGGCCAAGCGAGAGGACACGCTCCGACGGGACGGCGACTCCTTCGAGATCGTCGACAGGAAGATACTGCTCAACCAAACGATCCTCAGTACGGACAATATCTCTATCTTCCTATGAGTGACCGGACAGCGGACAGTCAGTACGTCGAGATCGCCGACGAGACGGTGTTGCGTGACGGTGAAACGGATATCACCGTTCGCCACATCAAGACGCCGAAAGGGGAGCGACTGGAGGTCCGGTCGGCGACCGACGACATTCGGATCGACGCGATGGGACTCGAGAGCCTCTCGTGGCAGGACCAAGAGGTGTTCGACAAGTTCCTCGGATACGAGTACGAGTTTACGGTCAGTTCGGCGGCAGACGCCGAGGTCGTCGCCGAGTTCGTCATCAGCAACGAGTATGCCGACGTCGTCGTTCGCGTTCTCGAGACGCCCGACGGCGATCGATGCGTCATCGAGGCACCGAAGAAGCAATTTAACCTTCAGGCGGACGCGACGTGTCTCGAAGCGCTGGCCGAGCAAGACTACGACATCTTCTCGGCATTTCTGAAGACGCCACACGGACCGGATGGCCACGCCCACTGAACACGATCAACGATACCCCATCAGTACACATGAGCGTAGAACACGATACCGAGACCGAATTCACGATCGATGCGGACTGGAACGATATGTATGTCGGCGGCGAATGGCGCTCTTCGAGCGACCGGGAGACCATCGAGGTCGAGAACCCGGCAACTCGAGAGGTAGTCAGCGAAGTCCCAGCGGCGACTGACGACGACGTCGACGACGCGTACGCGGCGGCAGTCGACGCACAGGAGGAGTGGCGAAATGACCTCCCGCAGGAACGCGGCGAGATCATCGAAGAGGTACAGCGGCTCATCGAGGACAACCACGAGGAACTTACCGAACTGCTAGCGATCGAGTCGGGCAGTGCGCGTCCGAAGGCGTCCCGCGAGTTCACGTCGACGGGCGAAATGATGCGCGACGTCGTGACCTACCCGTTCCGGATGACGGGCGATCACAGCCAGTCGAAGATCGCCCACAAGGAGAACATCGTTAAACGCGAGCCGATCGGCGTGGTGACCGTCATTTCGCCCTGGAACTTCCCGTTCCAGCTCTCGCTGCGCGCCGTCGCGCCAGCGATCGCCTTGGGTAACTCAGTCGTACTCAAGCCCGCGACCGAGACGCCGATCAGCGGCGGCCTCCTCATCGCTCGGCTCTTCGAGGAAGCCGGCCTACCGGACGGCGTCCTGAACGTCGTCACTGGCCACGGCTCGGAGATCGGCGATCACGTCGCGTCGCACCCCGATCTGTCGGCCGTTGCCTTTACCGGGTCGACACACGTCGGACAGCGCGTTGCGAAAAACGCTGCCGAGCAACTCGCGCTGCCGGCGATGGAGCTCGGCGGGAATAATCCGCATGTCGTCCTAGACGACGCCGACCTCGAGCAGGCGGTCGACGCGGGGATCTTCGGCTCGTTCATGCATCAGGGCCAGATCTGTATCTCGATCAATCGCCACCTGGTCCACGGGTCGCTTTACGACGACTACGTCGAGCGGTTCGTCCAACGGGCAGCGGAGCTCCCGGTCGGTGATCCGCTTGACAACGAGACGATCGTCGGGCCGATTATCAGCGAATCCGAGCGCGATACGATCCTTGAGTACGTCGAGCAGTCGGTTGAGGACGGTGCAACGCTCGAGCTCGGTGGGACCGCCGACGGACTGTTCGTCGAGCCGACGGTGCTGTCGGACATGCGAAACGACATGGCTGCAGCGTGTAACGAGCACTTCGGACCGGTCGCACCGATTATTCCGTTCGAAACCGACGAGGCGGCCATTGAATTGGCGAACGCAACTAAGTACGGGCTGGCGGCATCGGTCCACTCGACGGATATTTCACGGGCGCGAACCGTTGCCGACGAAATCGAGGCCGGAATGGTCCACATCAACGATCAGCCGATTAACAACGAGCCACACGTTCCGTTCGGCGGGACCAAGGCTTCCGGAATGGGTCGGTACAACGGTGAGTGGATCATTGATGAGTTCACCGAACCGAAGTGGACCTCGATTCAGCACGAGCCGCGGACCTACTCCTTCTGAGGGCCAACCTCTCGGTTCACACTCGCTAGCGAATCAAACGTCCGGGGTGCTTCGTTCGAGAGCCGCTATTCGACCGAGTCCTGAACGGACCGCTTCGTGCGACCGAAGACGAGCTCGCCGTGTTCGATCCCGTCGGCGAGTTCCGACGGCAGGTCGTACTCCTCGATGCGGCGCTGTACCTTGTCTTTGGGATATTCTACCCGGTGGAGGTCGACGCGATTGGTGTTGAGATCGAGCACGGCGTACCCCGCCCGCCAGTCCCCGTCCCGCGGAAGCCCGATGCTTCCTGGATTGACGACGATGCCGTCGTCGAATTTGGATATTGCTTGCATGTGCGTATGTCCGAGCACCAGGACCGATTCGTCCGAGAGCAGCGATGCGGAGAACTCCTCCGGATACGTGTACTCGTTCGGCTTGTCCGGTGCACCGTGTGCAACGCGGACGCGCCCGTCGTAGAGTTCGAGTTCGGTCGACAACTCCTCGAGATACGCCAGTGCATCAGTTCCGAGACGATCGGTCGTCCAGAGAGCGGCGGTTTTCGGAATGTCGTGGAAGTTGTCATGGAACTCACCTAGGACCGCTCGATCGTGATTTCCCTGAATCGACGTGATGTCGTATTCATGAAACGTCTCGATCACGGCCTCGGGGTCCGGACCGTAGCCAACTATATCCCCCGCGTGGACGTACTCGTTGACGTCAGGCATGTCTTCGAGCACGGCCGCGAGCGCTGGCATGTTACCGTGAACGTCGCTAATGAGTCCAATCCTCATACCCTCCGTTCGACGTGTACCGTTTTCAAAGTTACTCTAGTATAGTGAGTTGTACTGTCTACCCCAGTTATTAGGATACACTATGGTATGATGACGCTGCTATTTCTTACGAATAACGTTTCATCCCGGTAGTTATAATATCCCTCAGCACGAAGGGTGTTACCATGGGTACGGACAATAGTGAATCGTCAACAGTCGACATGAATCGAGCAAACAGTGCGCGTGAGCGGTTCCCGTACGCCGGGGAGGTAGAGCTGCCGGCCGAACTGAACGGCTGGGAGAAGATGTACCCAGAGTACTTCTGCTTCGAACTGACGGACGACCGGACGGACTACGAGCGCGATCAGTTCTGGTTCTGGGACAAGAAAGACTCGACGGATCCGATTCTGCCGTGGGATATGACGATCAGTGCCCAGGCATGGCAGATTGCGATGGCGCAGAACACGAGCCGCGTGTTCGCGATTCCGCCGTCAATGGCGGTCGACATTCGTGTGATCGCTGGCTACGTGTACTTCAGCGGCATTCAGGTCGAAGACGAGGAACTCCTCGAGGACCGCGCTGAGATCTTCACGGAACGAAGCGAATACTACTACGAGAACTACGAGGCGCTCTACAACGGCACATGGTTGCCAGCGGTCAAAGAGATCGGGAGCAAAATCCAGTCGCTCGAGGTCCCCGAGGAACTCCCAGAGTACGTTCCTGAAGACGTCATCACCGAGGCAAAGGGACAGAGCACCCGGACTCTGCAGATACTGGAGAATTACAACCGGCTGACTGAACTCGTGCTCGAAGGCTGGCAGCGACACTTCGAGTTTCTCTACCTCGCATACTTGGCGTACATGCAGTTCACGGAGACCTGTCGCGAGCTCTTCCCGAACATCTCCGACGATGCGATCGGGAAGATGGTCTCCGCAGTCGAGGCGGACGTTTTCCGGCCGGATCAGGAACTCGACAAGCTCGCCCAAAACGCAGTCGATCTGGGCGGTGACGTTCCCGAAATCGTCAAATCGGATGCGGAGCCCGACGAGAAAATCGACCGATTACGGGAGAGCGAGGACGGACAGGCGTTCATGGAATTGTTTGAGGACGCCAAAGATCCCTGGTTCTACATGACCTACGGCGATGGCTTCCACAGTCACAAGGGATCGTGGATCGACGACCTCGAAGCCCCGTTCAACCATCTCAAGACGAAGGTCGAACGGCTCGAGGACGGCGAACCGCTCGGACGCGACTTCGATAAACTACAGGCAGAGCGCGACGAGATCGTCGACGAGTACCGCCAGTACCTCGACTCGAGCGAGCAGGAACAGTTTGATCATGCGTACGAGACCTGTATGTCGATCTACGAGTACGCCGAAAACCACCAGTTCTGGATCGAGAACTGGCTCCACACAATCGTCTTCGGCAAGATGCGTGAGTTCGGTCAGCTGGCCGTCAACCATGGACTGCTGGCCGACGCTGACGACATCTTCCTCTTCGACCGATTCGAAGTCGCAGAGCTTCTCGAAGAGACGTGCAACACGTGGGCGCTCGGACGCGGAGCCTTCGTCTCTGAGCGATGGCAGTCCCGGGTCGAGGAGCGGCGCGAGATTTTCGAGGGGGCTCAGGACTGGGATCCGTCGCCCGCGCTCGGAAACCCACCTGAAACCGTTACTGATCCGCTCATGCAGATGCTGTGGGGAATCACGACCGAGAAGGTCAACGACTGGCTCGACGTCGAGTCCGACGACGGAGATGGTTCCGAACTCAACGGGTTCGGCTCTTCGTCCGGGCAAGTCGAAGGCAGGGCTCGCGTCGTCAGCGACGCGAAAGACATCAGCAAGTTAGAAGAAGACGAGATTCTCGTCGCGTCCCTCACGGATCCCGCGTGGGCACCAGTGTTCCCGCGAGCGAAGGGTGCGGTCACTGACGACGGCGGAATTACGAGCCACGCTGCGATCGTCTGTCGCGAGTACGGACTGCCCGCTGTAACTGGCACTGGACACGCGACGTCGGCGATCGATACCGGTGATCTGGTCCGCCTCGACGGAGAAAGCGGCGAGGTCGAGATTCTCGAGAAAGCAACGTGAACAGGACACTAACATACGAGTAACCAATGACTGATTCAACGTACATTCTGTATTTCGAGGAGCCGGCATGCAACAAGGACAGCGTCCCGCTCGTCGGGGGTAAGAACGCATCACTCGGTGAGCTAATGGAGGTAGATGAGTCTGTACAGGTGCCGCCTGGCTTCGCTGTAACGACGGAGTTTTACGAAACGTTCATCGACGAACGCAATCTTGACAAATACATCCCCGAGCGACTTGCGGACGTTGACTTCGACGACGATACGTCCGTTGCAGCAGCCAGCGAGGATATCCGAGCGTGTATCGAGGAGGCGTCGTTTCCGCCCGCTCTCGACGAGGCGTTAGCGTCCGCGTGGGAGCAGTTACAGGAACGAAATCGGTCGAACGAGCTTGAGGTCGCCGTTCGCTCGTCGGCGACGGCGGAGGATCTCCCCGATGCCTCGTTCGCCGGGCAACAGGACACGTACCTCAACGTTCGCGAACTCGGCCAAGTAAAGCGACGCACGAAAGAGTGCATGGCGAGCCTGTTCACCGCTCGTGCAATCTCGTACCGAGAGGAGAACAGGTTCGATCACGACGAAGTCTTGATCAGCGTTGGCATTCAGAAGATGGTCGAAGCGCGGTCGTCCGGCGTGATGTTTACGGTCAACCCCGCGAACGGAGACCGATCGAAAGTTCGGATCGAATCCAACTGGGGACTCGGCGAGTCAGTCGTGAGCGGGAAAGTAACGCCAGACAGCTTTCTCGTCGACAAGCCGGTTTACAAGATCGTTGACCGGAACATCACCAAGAAAAGCGTCATGACGGTTCCGACTGATACTGGCATTGAAGAGATTTCCGTCGATGAAGATCGGAAGGACGTCCCGTCTCTTACCGCTAACGAAATCATTGATCTTACGGATGTTGCGAAAGCGATCGAACGACATTACGGTGAGCCACAGGACATCGAGTGGGCGATCAGAGAAACTGGTGACGAGACACAGCTGTATATCCTCCAGAGTCGACCAGAAACGACCTGGAACGACACTAAACACGACGAGACAAAGTCAGAGTCCCCCTCGGAATCAGAGAAACAAGGGAATAAGAGCACGGCAGCGAGCATTCTCGATCGACTCTGACGGAGTATAACCCTAATTATCGTTTTTAGATACTATTTCTGTATTAGAAATATCTGGTGTCGAACAAGCGCGATCAACGATTCATAATTGGATGTAGAAAGTTAATCTACAGCCTACGAACAGAAAACAGCCGGGCTCACCGTCGGTCTGCGAGATGTCGAACACCGGGGCGGGCTTGACCCGACGAGGCCTTTTGACCACTCTTTGGGCGGTGTCTCGTCGTAGTTACAGTCGCTTTGGTTGTGGTAACTCGACAAATGTTCGCACTTCGGGCACTGTTTCACGATGATTAGGGCCCAGATCCAGATGGCCTGTTCACCTTTCTGGACGTACCGATCGAAATCGTTCCGCCAAGTGGAGTTTGATCAGGAGCGAATTTTGAGAGGAATAGTCGTGGAAGCAACTCTGGACGTCGAGCCACTCCTGAGTTCCTCGCTGGCCTGCGCGTCGTCGACCTCGTACGTGCTCGCACTGTTCGAGGGCCATCGATCGAGTAGCCACCTTCCTCGAGTGGAGTCGGTGCTGCTGGTGACTCGCACTGATCGTTGAACGCATCACGACGATTTCGCTCCTGGCCACAGTTTCGGCAGCGCCAGTATCGTGTCCGGTACTCGTGGCCGTCGGTAAGATTAATTTCGTATGGTGTCGGTTCCTTACTTGGAAGCCACTCATCGATCGCGATCAGTTCGTGTCCATTCAGTCAAGCAATGTCACCGGAATACCTCTGCTCTTGGCCACTGGTGTCATTGCAGTCATGGTGGTGGTCCTAGTGTTGCTCGCGCTGGATCGGTCGATCTGTACTCATGGATACTCTCGAGGCACATGTCGTCGCGTCTTACCCGTCAGGCGCGAAAAAACAACTCAGATTTCAGATCAGGTACTCGGTGGTGGAGAGATTTTCTGTATAGAGATCTCAGTTCCAATTTGTTCGAAGTAGCACCCCGTGACCGTTCATTACCTCGCGGAATCAGTCCTGTCCCCCGCTGAGGGATATCCTTAAGCAGGACGATAACAAAGATTGGAAATACGAAGTTGCGATGAACGGTCTCTCTGATCCACGGCCACCGCTTCCAGAGTGGATAGTGAATGCATACGATGTTCTTTGTACTCACAGTCTCAACTCCGCTAAGCATGAAAACGTCCAGTCGATCCCTCGAGAGCAAGCGCTCGAGGTTCTCCACAAGAGCGATGAACTGGCCCTCGAACCCGTGGATGCGAGCCATGCACTTACTCGGTTGCTCGAGCGAGGATACTTCTATGAGGTTGACGGCGAGCTTCGTGTAACGATGCCGGAAGACTGACTCGTGGTCCGGTTCGAGACTCACCTGTTCACTACACCTGCGTATTGATCGCTGTAAACAGTCGTTTGCTTAATCTTGCGGTTCGCCACAATTGTACGACTCGACGAGAGGTGTCGCACAGGTCTCGCAGTCCACCGTGCCACAGTTCAGACACTGCTTGCATTCCTGTATAGATCCAATCATATTTATCCCTATTTGAATGAATATTTAGAATTATCGCTCATTCGAGTTGCCAAATCTGAATTTCCCAATTCGGATGGTCAGTTGTCGATTGGATCCGTAGGCTGCCTTCTATCTCGACATCGTTAGTTTCTGCTTCTTCTAAGATCGCTTGGAGAGCGGAACGAAGCGATTCACTATCGTCAATTGACTGGTTATCCGCCATGACGTGTGTTACAGGTCGACTGTACTGCTGCTCTCCGATCCTTCTACCTGAGATACGTGAACGTAGTTGGCGGTCACTGCGACGCGATACGTTGTATAGGTGAATTCCAGATACACGTCGTCTTGATCCGCCTCATCACTGGAGTGGGGATGAAAGAGACTGTTCAGGGCATCAAGGTCGATATATTCATAGAGCGGATCCAACTCAATCGGATCACGATTTGCTGCCTCTGCAACAGCAGCTATGACTGTTTGGCTGACAGGGTCATCCTCACTACACGTATATTTGACAGGGGAATCTGTGCTTGACATCTATTTCCTATTGACCACTCCACACGTGTGAGTCTCCGTAGTCAGTGTCTACGTGTTTAAGTCTCATTCTACGTTCCTCTTCCTCCTCGTCCTCCTCTCCTTGAGCGTCACCTCCATGTTAACCACACTCTGTCCTACGGAATCCGAGCAATTCACACGTCTCTCTCCACTCCCGCAATATCGTCTTCGTCTCTCCCCCAACGTACCAATGTACTACCCTCCCGCGAGGGTGTTATAGAACGATCTGCTCAATACATGTGCGAACTGAACGCGAGAGTCTTCTTCGATCCGGATGAAAATAGGGCACGTTGGTCAGCGCTGTGGTTGGAGTCGTTACCCTCGTGACGAGTTCGTCTCAAATCGGATGCCGATTTACTGTTCAACGAGTCCTAATCCCTGTACTGTCGGAAGGTTCCAGTCACGAGTGACCGCAGCTAACCGCGTTAGCACGGTAACGACCGCGCATATTCCGGCAGCGGTACTCCCAGAGACGCCGCCGACCCCCGCTAGAAAGTATGTGCTTCCGCCCAGCACCGCACAACTCGCGTAGAAATCATCGAAGAGGATAAACGGGGATTGATCCAGAAGGATATCGGCAAACGCACCACCACCGACTGCATTAATCGTTGCAATAGCGACGATACTAAATACTGAAACGCCCGCTTCGGTGGCGACGATGGCACCGGTCGTCGTAAACGCGGCGAGCCCGATAGCGTCCGCGACGAGCGTGATCGGATGCGTATCTGGAGACGTAAGGACGACACTCAGTGCGATCGCTAAGCCGACTCCGAGCAGTCCTAGAGTGATTTCGATCGGGGACTGAAGCGCTAACGGAACTCGCGCCACGAGGAGATCGCGCGTCACTCCGCCAGCGAATGCCATCGCCAGCCCGACGACAGTAATTCCGAGCAGGTCGAATTCCTCACGGATCGCCTTCGATGATCCGACGAGAGCGAACGCGAGTAAGCCGATCGTATTCATCACCGCGAACGGATCGCCGACCAATACTCCGAGTAGGTCCTGCCCCATTGGTCGCTCCTATGAGAACGAGTCCCTTGAGTCCTCCGAGACTCCGGTCCCGTCTCGATCCACGGCCTGTCACGTGTGTTATCAGTACGGTCTCTAGTGAACGGCAACTACGTGTGCTTATCGAGCAACGAGGATTCTATCAAACCCAAGCTATTTCCACGGAAGCGTGATAAGTAAAAGGCGCGAATTCAGCACGAACTCATATTTGGTTAACGCGGATTATGGTCTATTAACGTTCTTGAATATGATCAGAAAAGTGAGCAACAGGACTATTCAGTCAGAAAAAATGTCAATAAACTCCTCCATTTCTGTGCTGAAGCCTCAAAATCAGAACTCTCCCTGAAGTGATTCTACCTCAACCTCCCCATCTTGTATTACTATCTCGAAACCTGCATATTGGAATAGCACTTGGATGTTCGTTTCGGATTCATTGAATAGTGTATTCAATGCGTCTGGGTCTATAGCGTCGTATAGCGGAGGAAGGTCCAGTGGGTTACTGTCGGTTGCTTCTGCTACGGCTTCGGTTACTGCGTTTACTGGTGGTTTGTTCTGTATCAAGTTCGGTGTCATCACTTGATAGTCGAACGTCGGTGTCTGTATTTCATCGGCCTCACCCTCTCCGGGGTTTATATGGTCTCCCTTAGGCTAATGTATTGAGAAGCAGTGCTTGCTGTCCACGCCGAAGCCGAGTTGACAGAGCGGATGTAGAGATGCAGAGTTCCTCAGCGATCTCATCCATTGTTGTTTCCCTCGGTACATTGAAATAGCCTTTTTCAAGAGCAGTAAGAAGAGCCTCCTTTTGCCCGGTCGTAATACCGTATCGGCTTTCAAGGCCCCCATCCTTCTTTACCGATTTTTCTTTATAGAGGTTAAGCAATTCAAATCGTCGATTCCGTTCAAGACAAGCCTTTCGCAAATGAGCAACTGCATCGCGTGACGGAAATCGAGCTAAAAGTTCTTCCTTGTTAGCCGTCGCAGTAAGACGAATAATCGTTATATCGTGTTCTACAGAAACCGTATGGATTGTTTGGTGTTGCCCCTCATCTGATAGCCTTAGCCCATACAAACGTTTCTCTGGCAATTTTGTTAGACAATCATAGGTATCAATCGTTGGATCTATAGTGAGTGTACTTTCATATTTTTCAAAGTCGTCGCCCATTGCCCATACAATTATCTTCCACGGTTCATCCCCTGCCGAACGGATATCCTCAAAAAGAAGCTCCATATCTGGAACACTTTCTAGAGAAACTTGCCCCAGCGGAGGACTTATTTCCACCCTCCCTATGAGGACCATCACCATTTAACTGTGTCTTCTTTATGGATATAGCTTTCCCAACCCCAATAGAAAATGTGGAGTTTTTGTGGGTGGAATATGTGTGCGATTTAAATTACTTGATGCCAGATAAACTAACTGCGATATCGTTAGCCTCTTGGTAACACTATTACCTATACTGAGCGATTAGTGGTATAAAAACCATCAAAGGAAAATAAATTTCAACAGGTCTAGTCTACAGATTCGTGAGGATCCGTACGTCGGACCGTGTGACGAGGACACGAAATTCTCCGACCGAGAATCTAATCTCGAGGTCATCGTTCGCCGAGTTCACGAGTTGCTTGAGTGCTTCGACGTCGATCACCCGTTGCAGTTGATACTCGTCACGACCGAGTCCCTCCGTTTCGAGCGCATCGACGATTTCGAAGAGGAGGTGCCGATTACTCATCTATGATCACCTCGTCGACGACATCGATAATCTCCGCAGCGGTCGAACTGATCCGCTCGAGTCGATCGAGAATGACCTCTGACTCTTCGCCCTCCCATGCAGCGAGGTAGAATGCCGACCCACTCGTGTCCAGCCCGAAATACCGACCAACGATGTAGCCGACCGCTTCCGCCTCGAGTTCGCGTTTCGAGCGTTCGGTCTCGTCGTCGATGTCACCGTGTAAGAGTGCGTGGGCGTACTCGTGGACGGTCGTTACGGCAAGGTCGGCGGTGTTCTCACGATCCTGGACCTCGATTAGTGGTTGCTCTGCAGGAGAGCGGTACTGACACACGCCTTTGGCATCTCCGTGAGGCCACTCCGCTGGAGAAACGACCTCGGCTTCCACTTCAAGCATCGAAGCCCCCCAAGAAGCGCTGGCACCAGTTCGTCAGCTTCTCCGGTCGCCTCCGTC
This region of Natrinema sp. DC36 genomic DNA includes:
- a CDS encoding HalOD1 output domain-containing protein, encoding MSNRHLLFEIVDALETEGLGRDEYQLQRVIDVEALKQLVNSANDDLEIRFSVGEFRVLVTRSDVRILTNL